The Reichenbachiella carrageenanivorans region TTTGCTAGAACAATACTCCCTAATACATGGGAAGATGCTGAACTCGGTAGAGTGACTTGGGGCGCCGCTACGGCATTACTAGGCAAATCATACCTATACAATGAAGATTGGGACAATGCTTCCAAGATGTTTTTGGAAGTGATAAATTCAGGGTTATATAGCCTAGTTTCTGACCCTTTGGACAATTTCAATGATGTTACTTTCAATAGCGAGTCAATATTTGAAGTGCCATTTGATGGATCAGTTAACGCAGGTACGCCCAATTCTCATTATGTTGATGACAATCAGTTTAATTCTGGAGGAGAATCTACCTCTATGTCTAGATGGTTTGCTCCCTATTCATTGGGTGGCTGGCAAGTAGTAATGCCCACTTATTGGTTGCATGAATTGATGACAGCAGATTCTATCCCTGGCTCCACAGGACACTCGAGTAGATATACAGCAAGTGTTGCTGGTAGAGATGCTGAAGGCCTGTACTATGGAGAAACAGCAGCAGACCTAAAAGTAGCTGTACCTAGACGATGGACATTTGGAGAGAGCTCTTATGTGAAAAAGTACACCAATTGGTATCACTTAGGGGTAGAAAGCAACGAATGGAGATCATCTATCAACTTTAAGCATATTCGCCTGGCGGATGTATACTTGATGTATGCCGAGGCAGTTTTGCAGAAAGACGGGAGTGCTGGTGTGGCCACTGCTATTGATTATATCGATAGGGTGAGAGCGAGAGCTGGGGTCGTCTTGCTCCAAGATTATATAGATGCCAACAACACCATTCCTCAACTACACATAAGTATGGAATTGTATGGTACCAGACCAGAAGTAGCACCGACTGCGGACAATATCATGACTCATCTCCGTATGGTAGAAAGACCTACAGAACTTTGCTATGAAAATCTAAGATGGAAAGATTTGGTGAGATGGGGTATTGTAGCGTCTGTCTTCGATATGCACCATAAAGATGAGGTAGCAAGAACGGCTTTAGGCCCTGACCCTGCTCGCGCTCCATTATTTATAGAGCAACGTATTCGTCCTGATTTTGTGAATAA contains the following coding sequences:
- a CDS encoding RagB/SusD family nutrient uptake outer membrane protein, translated to MKKIKNTILSVIVLSVLILSGCDHDDFLTEVNPNAITSDTFWKTQSDAHAALTTVYAALQFQAVSGGQLQYEMAKSDLGGTNDWTRHYPYTEFSVSDSETPVLQRWSELYMGVYRANQVINNIPTMDVLEDDEKELIVAQARFLRAFFYFDLVHTFGEAVLTTASSGKEEDVQVGLSTIKQVTDSVIVPDLIFARTILPNTWEDAELGRVTWGAATALLGKSYLYNEDWDNASKMFLEVINSGLYSLVSDPLDNFNDVTFNSESIFEVPFDGSVNAGTPNSHYVDDNQFNSGGESTSMSRWFAPYSLGGWQVVMPTYWLHELMTADSIPGSTGHSSRYTASVAGRDAEGLYYGETAADLKVAVPRRWTFGESSYVKKYTNWYHLGVESNEWRSSINFKHIRLADVYLMYAEAVLQKDGSAGVATAIDYIDRVRARAGVVLLQDYIDANNTIPQLHISMELYGTRPEVAPTADNIMTHLRMVERPTELCYENLRWKDLVRWGIVASVFDMHHKDEVARTALGPDPARAPLFIEQRIRPDFVNNYAFYNSDAHDYFPIPATEVQTNEAF